AGAAACAGATTATTCCGGCGCTTCGACCATAGCTAATCGTATCTATGCCGCGATTAACCAGCAGGCTTTTGAATTGCCGGAGAATCCAGGGACTCGGGTTACCGCGTCGTTAGGAATGTGCAGTCTGAATCCCAATTCTCCCTATCCGGCTTTAGATGTGTTTGTCCATTATGCAGATCAGGCTTTGTATTGCTGCAAACAGGAGGGGAGAAACGGCATCTGCCGTTACGACCCGGCAAGTCATTCAATAAATAAAATAGCGCCCGCAGCATTCCAGCCATACATAACTCGATCTAAAACAAATTGAAGCAGCAAAGGATTCTGTCGCATGATTTCTCACTTTTCTCTAGCTGACCTTCACCAAATTGTTGATGCTCTCACAGCCGCTCTTGACGCAAAAAATGACTATACCTGCGGGCATTCCTGCCGAGTAGCCGGTTTATGCCAAGCTATCGCTCAACAGTTACGACTTTCAATAGCAGAGCAGCAATCGCTCGATATCGCCGCCCACCTCCATGATATCGGCAAGATTGGCATACCAGACTCGGTGCTGTTAAAGCCAGGCCGATTGACACCGGAGGAATTTGCGATCATTAAAACGCATCCAGTCATCGGCTTTTCGATTGTTAACAAAGTAACCTTGCTGGCTGAAGTGGCGCAAATCATTTTGCATCACCACGAAAGAATGGATGGACAGGGATACCCGGGATGTTTAGTTGGCGATGCTATTCCTCTTGGCTCACGTATTATTGCCGTCTGTGATGCGTTCGATGCCATGACTAGCAATCGCTCTTATCGAACCTGCATTTCCGGAGAGCAGGCACTGGCTGAATTGTGGCGGTGTGCGGGAACCCAGTTCGATCCGAATATTGTAACCGCCTTTAGTCAAATGTTGAAAAGTTCGTCATTTGCCAGTTTCGTCGCTGTCACTAATTAAGATGAACTTATTTTTTTCCTCATCTATTGAGAATGGATTTCATTCTCTTGTTTAAAGAAAGTACAGGAGGTAGATTTGATGCGAACAACATTAAACCAACTTGCCCCCGGTGAGACCGGCATTGTCGCCAAGGTGCGGGGCGGTGGTTCCATTCAACGGAGAATTATCGATATGGGAGTGGTGGCCGGTACACCGATTGAGATGCTAAAGTTTGCTCCTCTCGGCGACCCGGTGGAGGTCAGAGTAAAAGGCTTTAATCTCTCGCTGCGCAAGGCAGAAGCCGAATTCATTGAACTGGATATTCCAGTGAAGGAGGAGCATCATGCCATTAAGTCTGATGAAAACCGGTGAGCACTGCCGGGTCTCTGCAGTCCAGGGACCAGCTGATGTATCCAGACGGTTAACGAATTTAGGATTTACCGCCGGCGAACCAGTGACAGTCGTAGGCAAATGCGGTTCAGCAGTTATTGTTTGTGTACGCGATTGCCGCATCGCGCTCGATAGCGGCGCTGCATGCTGCATCTGCGTCAGTGAACTAAATTGAGAAATGAAACGGAGGATCAAGATGAAAGCTACACATCGCTGGACAGTCGCCTTAGCAGGCAACCCGAACTCGGGTAAATCCACTGTCTTTAATAACTTAACCGGCTCAAGCCAACATGTAGGCAACTATCCCGGTGTAACCGTGGAAAAACGCGAGGGCTTTGCCGGCAGTGATAATAAGGAATTCCGCATTGTCGACTTGCCGGGAACCTATAGTCTGACCGCTTACTCAGAAGACGAAGTGGTTGCCAGACGTTTTATTGTCGAAGAAAAACCGGATGTCGTTGCCAATATTATCGATGCATCCAACCTGGAGCGGAACCTTTATCTCACCGCTCAGCTGCTTGAACTGGAACAGCCGACAGTACTAGTGTTAAATATGATCGACGTCGCTAGCGGACGCGGTTACTCGATTAATAACAAGGCCCTGGAAGAAGTCTTCGCCTCACCGGTTGTCCGGACAGTCGGCAGCCGTAATCAAGGCACGAAAGAAATACTAGCCGCGTGTGCCGCATCGGCCGGACAGCAACACCAATCCTGGCGGATTGACTACGGCAACCTTGAATCTGCGATCGAACAACTCAGCCACGAACTCACCGCCAACGGCGAAGGCTTGCGATTTCCGGTTCGTTGGCTGGCAATCAAGCTGCTCGAAAACGATGAAGAAATACTGCGTCTGATACGCGACCTTAGCGCTGGGCAAACAATCATTCATCGGGCAGCCAAACTTCGGCAAGAGCTCCAGACAAAAAATGACGAAGACCCGGAGCTGACCATTGCTGACCGCCGTTATCAGTTTGTCGGCAAAGTCCTCAGCCGGATTCTCACCGTCCAGTCAGATAAAAACCAAACTACCTCTGACAAAATTGATAAAGTCTTAACAAACCGGATATTTGGTTTGCCAATCTTTTTCGCTCTCATGTGGCTTCTTTTTAATCTCGTATTTACGTTGGCCGAAGCTCCCCAGTCATGGCTGGAAGACGGCGCAGCGGCTCTAGGAACCTGGGTTGGCGCACATATGGCAGAAGGTGATTTACGTTCTTTGCTTGTCGATGGCATCATTGGCGGCGTTGGCGGCGTAATAGTCTTTTTACCGCAAATATTGCTATTATTCTTTGGTATTGCCTTGCTCGAGGGAAGCGGCTATATGGCCAGAGCTGCCTTCATCATGGATAGAGTGCTACGCTCTGTTGGTCTGCATGGTAAATCATTCATTCCGATGTTGTTAGGCTTTGGCTGCACGGTGCCGGCGGTAATGGCAACAAGGACGCTCGAAAACCCGCGGGACCGCTTAGTCACCATCCTGGTTTCCCCGTTCATGAGCTGCAGCGCTCGTCTGCCTGTATATACAGTGCTGATTTCCGCCTTTTTTAGCAAGGAATCTGCTGGCAGCGTTTTGTTTTCCATCTATGTTCTCGGCATTGTCATCGCAGTACTCATGGCTCGTATTTTCCGCAGCTTTCTCTTTAAGGGCGCTGTCGAACCGTTTGTCATGGAGCTGCCACCTTATCACCTGCCGACCTTGCGCAGTGTGCTGATACAGATGTGGGAACGCGGAGTTCTCTATTTGCGGAAAGCCGGTACAATTATTCTCGCCGTCTCAGTGCTGATCTGGTTTTTAACCAATTATCCCAGCGAAGTACAGTACAGCAAAGATTACGACACTCTAATTACCCAGTCGCAGACTCTGTTTGAAGAACAGGCTGCCAAGGAAATTGCTCCCGCTCTCCAAGTTGAGAACATCGAACAACACCAGGACTTTATGGCTTTGCTAGAAAAAGCGCAAGCAATTGATGAAGACTTTGAAAAGCAAACAGCAGAACTTGAGTCTGACAGTCCTGAATTTGCCGCCATTGAATTGGCGAAAGAAGAGCAGTTTGCCGCATTAAAGGCAGAAAACGAAAAACTCTTTAGCCTCGCAGAGCGTTATCAGGAGCTCAAAGCAACCGCAGAAGACGAAGTAGCGGCTCTTGAGCAAGAGCAAGCAGCAGAGAAGCTCGTCGCCAGTTATGCTGGCCGTATTGGTCAAGCCATCGAGCCATTAGTCAAACCCCTAGGCTTTGATTGGAAAATCAGCATTGGTCTCTTTGCTGGAGTTGCCGCCAAAGAAGTGCTGGTAAGCACGTTAGGAACCATCTATAGCGTCGGCGAAGCGGATGAAACATCTGTCGCCCTGCAGGAAGCCTTGGTTGCCGACCCGGTGTTTAGTCCTCTGGTAGCCTACACGCTAATGGTGTTTGTGCTGTTATACTCACCTTGCTTTGCTGCCCTTGCCGTTATTCGGCGGGAAACGAATTCCTGGAAATGGTCTTTGTTCACCATGGTATATACGATCGTTGTCGCCTGGGTAGTCAGCTTCCTGGTCTACACCATCGGCGGTTTACTAGGATTCTAGCATTTAGTTTAGTGTTTAGTTTTTAGAAAGTCTGCTTTGCGGCTTGTGTCCCTCGTGGGCCTCGCGCTATCGTACTTCTTCTCGTACTACTTCGTGTACTTTTGAAACCGTAACCCCGGCATCTTCGCAAACTTATAATTGCCGGTAGTTAAAATAATAGGAGGAATTATCATGAAAAAAGCTGCATTGTCATCACTGCTTACTGCACTGGTTATTACTGCAACCGCTACTACTGCTTTGGCGGCTGAAGCGGCAGACAATAGAACTCTCTCCGTCTCTGGTGAAGCAACACTGCAGTGGGAAAGAGTAAAACCCAAAGCTGATCCTGACAGCCACACTGGCGAGCAAACATTTATCCTCAACTTCAGCCAGCCACTGTCAGATAACGTATCTGCATACGCACGATTTGCTTACCGGAATTTTGGCGGCGATAATATAGATGATTCCATCCACGAAGTTGACCAATTCGGCCTGATCTATGAAGCTCCTGGCGGCACGCTGACTCTCGGTTCGCAAGAGGCAGAGCTCGGAACACTCTCCGGTCTGGCCGATCTGACTGAAGTTGGACGGGATAACATGTTTCGCGGCGCAACCTGGGCCAGTGAAAGTGAACAAAAAAATCTCAAGCTATTAGTTGGCAAAGTCGATAAAAACTTGCTTGAGACCAATAACAACAAAACAGTAACAGGTCTCGAAGTTAGCAAAGTCTTCGGCGACGTGACAGTATCTGGCGAATATCTGCATGTAAGCAATAATCCCAGCGTCAACTCAGTTTACGGGTTAGGACTAAAAACCGCTGTGGACAAATGGGAGTTCGCCTTTGAAGGGCTGCGCTCTTCAGCTGACCAAGCTGCCTCCGGGATGCTGGCCGGCGTAACCTACGCGGCAACGGAAAAAGAAACCATCAGCGCAACCTACCGCAATCTCAAAGCCAATTCGGTCGTCACCGGCCTGGCTACCTACGACGCCAATACGAAAGGTATAGAACTGGCCTGGGAAAAGAGTCTCACTGATCGTTGGAGCGTTAAGCTCAGCCACGAATGGGCAAAGACCATTGACACACAGAATAAAGAGCGAATCGCCGCAATCGAAACTACATATACGTTTTAATATGAAAACACCGCAAGCGCCGAACTAACGCTTGCGGTGTTTTATTTACTAGGTTCAACCAGTGCCTGTCGCTACCTCGTCCTCCAGCAAAGCGACAATCGAAAGATCCCGTCTTCTCTCTAAGTCGATGCTCATGCCATTCCTCATTTGAACCACAGGCCGCGATGCTAAGACATCGTTGAGCATTACCACACGGGCTATATTGCCATCATTTAGCTCTACCAACGCGCCGACAAGGTGCTGACTGAGGCGCGAAGTGAAGGTCAGACAAAGTTGCGGATCTAGCTTCCCATACATTTCGCCCAAAATTGTCTCTACCGCCGTAAATGGCGGCAATTTCCGCCTGTATGCCCTATCGCTGGTCATTGCATCATAAAGGTCAGCAATGGCGATAATTTTACCGTACTCGCTGATATTGGTGCAATGCAGACCTAACGGGTAGCCACTGCCGTCATCGCGTTCATGGTGCTGCAGGATGGCAAGTTTAACTGCAATTGAAACGCCATCTGAGCGATCGATCAATTGATATCCTTGTAGCGAGTGCCTGCGCATAATATCTATTTCTTCGTCTGTTAGCTTGGCTGGTTTATCCAAAATACTCTTAGAAATAAAGGCTTTGCCAACATCGTGCAACAGTCCGGCGAGCATGATATCCTGCAGTTCTTGGCCCTTATAGCCTAACCATTTACCCAGAAGGCCAGCAATAATTGATACGTTCAGTGAGTGCCTGTACGTATACTCGCTGTGTCCTTTGACTCGATGCAGACTATTCACCACACCAGGGATATCAATCATGATTTCTATATATTTCCCGACTAATTCTTTGCATTCATCAACTGGAACCTCATGAAATAATCTCACCTTCTCAAAGGTCTGACTAATGATCTCCAGAGTTTCAGTATAAACTTCGCTAAGAACCGGTTTCTCCAACCAATTCTTTTTCGGCACGACTACATCCACTAGTGGGACCCGCCACGACCGTAAATATCGAATCATGTCGCCGGTCAGCATCGTGCCTTGCTCTAATAGAACCTGTCCGTCACCAGAAAGAACCGGTTGTGAAACAACCATTCCCGCAATAAGTTTATCAATCTGTATAGTTCGGTGGCTCACAAGCAGTCCCCCTCCAGCGCTGCAAACATAACGATGGATGTGTCACTATTCTTTCTTTACCGCTTTTACCTTCTTTCGCCATTATTTTTCAAATTCCTCCATAATTAACCAGTACAAAAGTCCTAAAAGTCTCATTATTCTTTCATTGAGTAAAAAGAAACAGGAAGAATACCCTGACGGCTTCTTCCTGTTTCTTTTTACTATTGCCTGTAATAGATTACTCAAACGTTCCCTTCTTGATGACTACGCCATTTTCCATCATCCTAACACCCTTAGCAAAAACCATGTCAACGTCCAGCTTATCATTTAGCACAACTAGGTCTGCATGGCTGTCAATCGCAATGGCTCCCTTCAGTGGATACAGACCGAGCAAAGCTGCAGTATTTGTAGAAACCGTATGTAATGCCCGGGTCAGGTCAAGGCCATCCTGCAACACCAGATCCTTAAATTCTTTATGAATCGAGTCAAGAGTAGTGACCAGGAGGCGCTCTACTTTCCCTGCCTCGTTGTACACAGCCATGCTACCGTTACCGTCAGAGCTCATGGTTATCCGGTTGAGCGGAACTCCCTTATCCAGGCATTCGATCACAGCCCGACTGGGTTTGACCGTTCCGGTAAATCCATTTTGCGGACTGACGCCTGCCGTCATATCAATATAGCCGCCAAGCTTGGCAAACTCCATTGCCTCGTCCAGCAACTCCCGTTTCCGATTAATATGAGTCGGGTAAAAATGCCGAGCGGGAATTTCACTGGTTTCGACGGCTTCAACGATCTTACTCAGACCATCTTTACCGCTGCCCATATGGAAGTGGGCGATCCCTGGCTTACCGCTGAGCATGCCGCCGAGGCGGGCTTCAGTCGCCAATCGTTTTAGTTCCTGGACTGTGGGTTCGGAGGAACGGTGATCAGACACCGCCACCTCGCCAACGCCGACGATTTTATCAATGATAATGATATCGCGTCTAACACTGCCGGTTATGTTCAAAGGCGGCAGTTCATACGAGCCTGTGAACATATAGGTTGTAACGCCCTCGGTCTCCAGTCCTCTGGCCTTGGCTAGCAGTGACTCCAAATGTCTTGTCGTGCCATCAGTTCCCAGGACTCCCACCAGGGTCGTAATGCCTGAGCTAATTATCCCTGACAGCATGATTTCAGGAACCCGGCTGTAAAAGCCCGCCTCACCACCGCCGCCGATCATGTGAACATGTGGATCAATGAACCCCGGAACAACCTTTCTGCCTTCAACGTCGATAAATTCAACCTGAAATACGCCGCTGCAAATGTCAATCCGGGGCGCGATTCTGGCAATCCTGTCCCCGATAATCAGTATGTCATTATGGCCTATATGCTCTGGCGTATAGACGTCACAGTTTTTTAACAGAGTGAACAACATCAGCCTAGCCTCCCTAAAACCAAAGAATACGTAACCGCGGAGTATGCAGAGCCTAATCCCTAAAAGAACATCATCAAAGCCTTCATTACCCACATGCAAAGCAGTGAATTGATTACACAAATGAGAGTAATCCCTGTGTAGTATTTTGTATCAACTTCCGCCGTTCCCAGGCAGCGACCTACATTTTGCACCGGATTGCCCATGATGTAAATTGCCGGCAGCAAAGCGGTAACATCTGCCGGAGTTAATATTCCTGTTGTGTACAGACTGGCAGCAACGCCAACACCGCCGCCCATGCTCATAAAGGCCGCTACCAGCACTGTTGCCGCCTGGCCAGGCATACCCCAAAGCGCCATGATGGGGCCAAATGCCCTGCCGATGAGATCCAACAGACCTGATACCTGCAATGCCTTAATAAAGATAAACGCCATCACCACATTGGGCAGTAAGTTTGTGGTGGCAATGTTGAAGCCACGCCGGGCTCCATCGACAAACATATCGAGTACATTCTTCTTGACAGTTACATTTGTTGTTGACATAGTCGCCACCTCCTATTTCCCTACCCCTATGGTATTTACTGTCTCACGCTTCTGCATGGCCTTAATGTAGAACCGAACCATATTTGCGCCCAGTATTTTAAAGAAAAACATCATCACTAATGGCAACAGAATGGGCACAGTGATGAAGCCAAACAGAGCAACGCCAGAAGAGAAGTAGTTAGTAACCGTCGCACTGGCGCTGATTTGATAAGTTGCGAAGATGGTGCGCTCGTTGTCAGTGATCTCGCCGCGCTCCACCAATTCCTTGATCATGCCTGCACCAGCATCAGTGCTTTGAAGGTTGGCGATTAGCGCCAGACCGCAGACCCCGGGAATACCCAGTAGCGGCTTTAGCAACGGAGTCATCAATTTCTGCGCTACCCGCAATCCGCCCAGACCGTCGACAACAGCGATAACGCCCAGCGCGAAGATGACTGGAGGCATCAGTTCCAGCGAAAACATAAAGCCATCGCGCGCCCCACCGCCACCGGTTCCGCGGAAAGTAAATATCTTGCCAGCCTCGCCGGTAATCTTTCCATATGCACCATTAAGTACACTAAAGTCCAGAACCTGTGTCCAGTCTTTGGCTGAGGCAAATACGCCTGAGAAAAATACAATAGCAAATAAAAATGCTGCATAACTTACCCAACTAATTTGAGTGGATTGAGTTTCCTTTCCCTGCATAAAATCTCATCTCCCTTTATGATCTTGTCTCCCAGATCTCCCAGCCGGTTAGGTCCAAACAAAAAAACAACCACCTCCATTGGAACAATGTCCGGCGGAACAGTATCTCGCAGCATCATTGTACTACCATATTTGCCCATATTCAATAACATCTTGTCAACATAATCGGACAAATCCGCTCCCCACTCATAGAGGATGGCCTCTAGAAGACAGTTTCCCATCGGAAAATTCGCTATGTCGAGAGCCTAGCGTTCCAATTGCGAAGCAGCTCCCGACAGTTACAGGAATTTTCACAGTGCAAACGAATATACAAAGACAAACGGCCGTCATCGAATACGATAAACCCGGCAGTTCATTATTTATAACAACAAGCGACAGGAACACATACTTGTCAGATGTGTTCCTGTCGCTTGTTGTCTAAGCTATTGAAGCCGCTGCTACGCATTTCTTTTATTTGTATTTAGTTTTCCCTTTTCAATTGGCGTAAACTTGGTTCCGGCGGAATCCTGCTCTTTTTTCTTTCTTCGGTCTTGGGATAACTGGGAGTTGCGTCTAGAGATAGACAACACTTTTTGAACCGGAATTATTCTATTAATCATCATATCCATAGTATCATCCTCCTTAGAAAATATCCCTCATTATAGTATCGTTAGAAACCGTCATAATCTTTAGTTTAATCCCACCGTGTTTAGAACAAGGATGTTTTTCGCGATTCTTTTTTTGCAGGATTAGCCTCGCTGCAGAGCGAACCCTCATTTAGACATATAATGCGGGTTAACTTGAATGGAGGATCTTTCGTGAAAAAGCTGTTAACTATCTGCTTAGTCATTACCGCAACATTTGTACTTGCCGCCTGCTCGGTAAACAAGAACGACACGACTGTGCAAAAGCCTGAGCAACTACAGACGATTACCCTGGGAATTCTGCCAGACGTTGATTCGATTCCGTTTATTATCGCCCAAGAGAAGGGATTCTTTCGCGAACAGGGACTAACAGTCAAGCTACAGTCGTTTAAAAGCGCCATGGACCGCGATAGCGCCCTGCAAAGCGGCAATCTGGACGGCGCGGTTTCTGACATATTAGCTGCAGCGTTTGCTAAAGAAGGCGGTTTTAGCACAGTCATTACTTCACTAACCAACGGCAGCTACAAATTGATTATCCACAAAGATGTCAGCGCCGCCTCAATTAAAGACCTAAAAGGCAAGGATGTCGGGATTTCCAAGAATACAATTATCGAATATGTGACAGATAAGATGCTGACAGAGGCTGGGTTAACCTCAGGCGATATTAATAAAGCAATCATTCCCCAGATGCCTGCCCGCTTGGAAATGCTAAAGAATGGCAAGATTGCTGCCGCCACGCTGCCAGAGCCGTTAGCCACTATCGCTGTCAATAACGGTGCTAAGATTCTTAATAGTTCTGACAAACTCGGAGTAAATCCCGGCGTCTTGTTGTTTACCGCCAAGTCGACCAAAGAAAAGAGCAAAGAAATCCAGGCCATGTACCAGGCCTACAATAAAGCAGTTGACTACCTGTCACGTGAACCAGCGGCAAACTATATTGATCTGCTGATTGAAAAAGGCGGCTTCCCGAAGGAAGTAAAGGGCAATATTGTATTGCCTGCTTATACCAAAGCAACAGCGCCTGCACCGAAAGAAATCGAATCAGTGGTAGAGTGGCTGCAGACCAAGCAATTAATCAAAAAAGCCTATACATATCAAGACTTAGTTGACACTGGCTTTGTCCGGTAATCTAATATGATCACAATCAAGAACTTGTCTGTGAGCTATGGATTAGCACCCGAACAATATGAAGCATTGCGGCATATTTCGCTTGAGCTGGCAGGGGGGGAGACCTGTGCCATTGTCGGCCCTTCCGGTTGCGGCAAATCCACCCTGCTACGGGTGTTGGCAGGCATCATTACCGATTTCAGCGGTGCGGTAGCAATTAACGGCCAGCCAATTACGCCCCACCAACAAAGGATTGGCTTCATTCCGCAAAATTACGGCCTGTTACCTTGGAAAAATGTTGCGCAGAATATCCTGCTTGGGGTGAAAATCAAGAGCAGGCAGGCTGCAGATGATACAGAGGCTCTATCAGTCCTGCTGCAGCAACTAGGCCTGAAAGGGCTAGAAAACCGCTATCCGGGTGAATTGAGTGGCGGTCAGCAACAACGGGTTGCCTTAGCCCGTTCCTTTCTTTTAAAGCCTGATTTGCTGCTGATGGATGAGCCATTTTCCGCCCTTGATGCCATCACCCGGGAGGAAATACAGGCTGTATTCCTCAATGCCTGGCGGCAACGTCCGGTTTCTACCGTTCTCGTTACCCACCATGTAGAGGAAGCCGTTTATCTCGGCCGAAAAATCGTGATTCTCACCGGCAGGCCTGGATTCCTTAACACAGTCATCGAAAATCCCTTATTTGGCGTGTCAGACATCCGTTCTAGCCGTGACTTCTTTCAATTGTGTCTTGAGTTGCGGAAGAAGTTGAAGGAGGAGTGGACACTATGACAGCAAAGGGCATCAGGGCATATTTATATGGTTTTGTGATGTTTCTGGTTCTATGGCAGGCTGTCGCCAGCATGCTGAAGCTACCCATTATCCCTTCACCCGCCACTGTCATGCTGACGCTGTCGCAGATCTTCTATTCTCACATCGCTGTTCACAGCCTTTTTAGCCTGTGGCGCATTGCTGCCGGGGTTATCTTGTCAGTCATTATTGGCATCCCCATTGGACTGTGCATGGGCTACTTTAGCCGCTGGGACAAGGCGTTATCGCCGATTATCTACCTCAGCTATCCGATCCCCAAAATTGCTCTGCTTCCAATAATCATGCTACTATTTGGCCTAGGCGACTTGTCAAAAATCTTCATGATCTTCTTGATCATTATCTTTCAAGTCATTGTCGCGGTAAGAGACAGTGTTAAAAGCATCCCCAAAGAAACCTATTATCCCTTGTACTCTCTCGGTGCAGGTTTTGCCGATATACTGCGCGAAATTCTCATCCCGGCTTCACTGCCAAAGTTTCTCACCGCCTTGCGCATTGCCATGGCCACCGCCATATCGGTCCTGTTCTTCACAGAAACCTTTGGCACAGAATATGGAATGGGATTTTTCATTATGGATGCCTGGATGCGGGTGAACTATTTAGAAATGTATTCAGGTATTATTGTCTTAAGCTGTATCGGCCTGATGCTATTTGTTACTATTGATTGGCTGGAAAGAAGGCTCTGCCACTGGCAGTATCGTTGAAATCCCCATAGCGTTTACATGTGCTCGTGCATATGCTATGATATATGGTATAAACGAACTATCTAGCTTAATAGATAACTCGTCAGATCGTCACGACTCAAGTCGGGCGATTGGGCCTTATAGGGCAATGGTTGAAACCATGGGACAGTCTTTTATGATTGTGTCATGGCTTTTTTATATGCCAAGGAGGGAGCAAACATGCCTCAGAACTCCGTAAGACAAGTGAAGAAAGTGCTCTGGCTGATTCTTGCCGCCAATTTGCTTGTCGCGGTAACAAAAATATTCATCGGCAATAGCATTCAAAGCACCAGCATGACGGCAGACGGCTATCATTCTTTAACCGACGGCGTATCGAATGTTGTCGGACTAATTGGTATTGCTTTCGCCGCTAAGCCAGTCGATTCAGACCACCCCTATGGACATAAAAAATTTGAATTCCTTACCGGTCTGTTCATTGGTGGCATGCTGCTAGTGATCACAACTAACATCATACTGGAGGCAATTGCTAAGATCCTCGAGCCTGTTACCCCGCAATTCGGCGCCGACACCATTGCAGCACTGGTCGCAACCCTGGTTATCAATGTTATTGTTAGCGTATATGAATACAGGCAGGGCCAGCGTCTGAACAGTTATATCTTAATTGCAGATTCCTTGCATACGCGAAGTGATATCTATGTTTCGCTGGGAGTATTGCTGACGTTACTCGGCATTAAACTAGGAGCGCCGCCGTTGCTTGACCCGATAGCCTCAATCATTGTCGCCGGCTTTATCGCCCACGCCGCACTCGAAATCATAAAGTCTACCAGCGATATACTAGTAGACAGGGCTGCGGTAGATTTAGTTTTGATTGAAAGTGTCACGATGACCTTTTCGCAAGTGAAGGATGTCCACGGAATACGAAGCCGGGGCAGCGAAAGCGCCCTGTTCATTGATATGCATATCGAAATTGATCCGTTGATGAGCATAGAGGAGGCTCACGAGCTTGTGCATCAGATCGAAGAAAAACTAAAAGAAGAAATTAATCCTACTATTCAGGCGTTGATTCACACTGAACCGTATAAGGGGCTGCCGGGAATAACAAAATAAAAAGAAGCTCGCGCCGTAACGCGAGCTTCTTCTTATTTTACTTCTACCCATCCGGCTGCCATACGCCCGATAGCGATGGCGGCTGTCAAACCAGGGGATTCTATGCCAACCAGGTTGATAAAGCCTGGCAAGCCTTTGTCAGTTTCATGGCGAATGACGAAATCCTTAACCGGATCGGTCGGAGCTTGGATCTTCGGACGGATGCCGGCCATATCTGGCGCCACATCGTCACGTCCAACAAAGGGAAGGTAGAGGCTGGCAGCGGTGTAGAACTCATTTCCGTGATCTGGGTCGACATCGTAATTAATGCCATCAACATAAAACGCGCTGGGGCCAAGACGCGCCCGGCCATCCATGCTCTTGGTGACATGAATACCAAGTCCTTTTAGCGCTTTTAAGGGTGGCGGATAGACCAGATGATTCAATAGTTTTGATTTGGAGGCGGAAATAGAGAAGTACTCACCTTTAACCCAATAGACCTTGTAGCCTTCCTTTTCGACATCAATGCCCAGCCAACCAGACACCACATCAGACCATAGTCCGGCGCAATTAATCAGCCAGTCGCAAGCTAGCTGGTCGGTTTTTCCGTCCGGTCCTCGGTATGTGACGATATATTCCGTCCCAGTGAATTCGACGCCTATGACCTCATGCTTATAGCCGATAAACGCGTTATCGTTGGACTGAATCATTGCTTCAAATTTTGCCATTAATTTGTGGCTGTCAATGATGCCAGTAGATGGTGAG
The genomic region above belongs to Anaerosporomusa subterranea and contains:
- a CDS encoding NAD(P)/FAD-dependent oxidoreductase; translation: MDKIDVIIIGAGVVGLSTAAELCRKFPDACIGVLDKEQQFGWHTSSRNSEVIHGGMYYPTGSLKAKLCVEGRPLLYEFCEQHQIPHQRIGKLIIAREESEIAAIEGIAKQGAINGVDDLVLIDKAKVMQMEPHIKAVAAIHSPSTGIIDSHKLMAKFEAMIQSNDNAFIGYKHEVIGVEFTGTEYIVTYRGPDGKTDQLACDWLINCAGLWSDVVSGWLGIDVEKEGYKVYWVKGEYFSISASKSKLLNHLVYPPPLKALKGLGIHVTKSMDGRARLGPSAFYVDGINYDVDPDHGNEFYTAASLYLPFVGRDDVAPDMAGIRPKIQAPTDPVKDFVIRHETDKGLPGFINLVGIESPGLTAAIAIGRMAAGWVEVK